Proteins from a genomic interval of Aquila chrysaetos chrysaetos chromosome 20, bAquChr1.4, whole genome shotgun sequence:
- the KBTBD8 gene encoding kelch repeat and BTB domain-containing protein 8 isoform X2 produces MDPFHACSILQQLKTMYDEGQLTDIVVEVDHGKTFSCHRNVLAAISPYFRSMFTSGLTESTQKEVRIVGVEAESMHLVLNYAYTSRVMLTEANVQALFTAASIFQIPSIQDQCAKYMISHLDPQNSIGVFIFADHYGHQELKDRSQDYIRKKFLSVTKEQEFLQLRKDQLISILDSDDLNVDKEEHVYDSIIRWFEHEQNKREVHLPEIFAKCIRMPLLEETFLEKIPPMFAQAMAKSCVQKGQHSANGYTQRLGMTASEMIICFDAAHKHSGKKQTVPCLDSVTGRVFKLCKPPNDLREVGILVSPDNDIYIAGGYRPSSSEVSIDHRAESDFWMYDHSGNRWIPKAPLLRARIGCKLVHCCGKLYAIGGRVYEGDGRNSLKSVECYDSRENCWTAVCPMPVAMEFHSAVEYKDNIYVLQGEFFLCYDPQKDYWGFLTPMTVPRIQGLATVYNDSIYYIAGTCGNHQRMFTVEAYDIEQNKWTRKKDFPCDQSINPYIKLVLLKNKLHLFVRATQVTVEEHVFRTSRKNSLYQYDEVTDQWQKVYETPDKLWDLGRHFECVVAKLYPQCLQKVI; encoded by the exons ATGGACCCCTTCCATGCTTGTAGTATTCTTCAACAGCTTAAAACCATGTATGATGAAGGACAACTGACAGATATCGTAGTGGAAGTGGATCatgggaaaacattttcctgtcaCAGGAATGTTCTTGCTGCAATCAGTCCTTATTTCAG atCTATGTTCACTAGCGGCCTTACAGAGAGTACCCAGAAAGAAGTTCGTATAGTTGGTGTTGAAGCAGAGTCAATGCATTTAGTATTGAACTATGCATATACCTCCAGAGTAATGCTGACAGAGGCCAACGTTCAAGCTTTGTTCACTGCAGCTAGTATCTTCCAGATCCCTTCCATACAAGACCAGTGTGCTAAATACATGATCAGTCATTTGGACCCACAGAACTCCATTGGGGTATTTATCTTTGCTGATCACTACGGTCATCAGGAACTCAAAGACAGATCACAAGACTACATTCGTAAAAAGTTTCTGAGTGTCACCAAAGAGCAAGAATTTCTTCAGTTGAGAAAAGACCAACTGATAAGTATACTCGACAGTGATGATTTAAATGTAGACAAAGAAGAACATGTTTATGACAGCATTATAAGGTGGTTTGAGCATGAACAAAATAAGAGAGAAGTGCACCTTCCAGAAATATTTGCCAAATGCATCCGTATGCCTCTGTTGGAAGAGACATTTTTAGAGAAAATCCCTCCCATGTTTGCACAGGCTATGGCCAAAAGCTGTGTACAAAAGGGACAACATAGTGCCAATGGCTATACACAACGGCTTGGAATGACCGCTTCTGAAATGATCATATGCTTTGATGCTGCCCACAAACACTCAGGAAAGAAGCAAACAGTGCCTTGTTTAGATTCGGTCACAGGGAGAGTGTTTAAACTATGCAAGCCACCAAATGACTTGAGGGAGGTTGGAATTCTTGTATCTCCTGATAATGATATTTATATTGCGGGTGGTTACAGACCAAGCAGCAGCGAGGTCTCCATTGACCACAGAGCAGAGAGTGATTTTTGGATGTATGATCACTCTGGCAATAGGTGGATTCCGAAAGCTCCTTTGTTGCGAGCCAGAATAGGCTGCAAATTGGTTCATTGCTGTGGTAAACTGTATGCAATAGGTGGTCGCGTTTATGAAGGAGATGGGCGAAACTCACTCAAGTCTGTGGAGTGTTATGACAGCCGAGAGAACTGTTGGACAGCTGTCTGTCCAATGCCGGTAGCAATGGAGTTTCATAGTGCTGTGGAATATAAGGATAACATCTATGTTTTACAGG gGGAATTTTTTCTCTGCTATGATCCTCAGAAGGATTACTGGGGATTTTTGACCCCAATGACTGTGCCTAGAATCCAAGGCTTGGCAACTGTATACAATGACTCCATCTACTACATAGCTGGAACCTGTGGAAACCATCAACGTATGTTTACCGTAGAGGCCTATGACATTGAACAAAATAAGTGGACTCGAAAAAAAGACTTTCCGTGTGATCAGTCCATTAATCCGTATATAAAACTCGTACTCCTCAAAAATAAACTCCATCTGTTTGTCAGAGCTACTCAAGTCACTGTTGAAGAACATGTTTTCAGAACCAGCAGGAAGAATTCACTCTACCAGTATGATGAGGTTACTGACCAATGGCAAAAAGTATACGAGACTCCCGATAAGCTCTGGGATTTAGGTCGGCATTTTGAATGTGTTGTTGCTAAATTGTATCCACAGTGTCTTCagaaagttatttaa
- the KBTBD8 gene encoding kelch repeat and BTB domain-containing protein 8 isoform X1, producing the protein MAALGEPSKFSQTLNGIPSSNTVSSGMDPFHACSILQQLKTMYDEGQLTDIVVEVDHGKTFSCHRNVLAAISPYFRSMFTSGLTESTQKEVRIVGVEAESMHLVLNYAYTSRVMLTEANVQALFTAASIFQIPSIQDQCAKYMISHLDPQNSIGVFIFADHYGHQELKDRSQDYIRKKFLSVTKEQEFLQLRKDQLISILDSDDLNVDKEEHVYDSIIRWFEHEQNKREVHLPEIFAKCIRMPLLEETFLEKIPPMFAQAMAKSCVQKGQHSANGYTQRLGMTASEMIICFDAAHKHSGKKQTVPCLDSVTGRVFKLCKPPNDLREVGILVSPDNDIYIAGGYRPSSSEVSIDHRAESDFWMYDHSGNRWIPKAPLLRARIGCKLVHCCGKLYAIGGRVYEGDGRNSLKSVECYDSRENCWTAVCPMPVAMEFHSAVEYKDNIYVLQGEFFLCYDPQKDYWGFLTPMTVPRIQGLATVYNDSIYYIAGTCGNHQRMFTVEAYDIEQNKWTRKKDFPCDQSINPYIKLVLLKNKLHLFVRATQVTVEEHVFRTSRKNSLYQYDEVTDQWQKVYETPDKLWDLGRHFECVVAKLYPQCLQKVI; encoded by the exons ATGGCAGCGTTAGGAG aacCAAGTAAGTTTTCACAAACACTGAACGGAATTCCTTCTTCAAACACAGTCAGCAGTGGAATGGACCCCTTCCATGCTTGTAGTATTCTTCAACAGCTTAAAACCATGTATGATGAAGGACAACTGACAGATATCGTAGTGGAAGTGGATCatgggaaaacattttcctgtcaCAGGAATGTTCTTGCTGCAATCAGTCCTTATTTCAG atCTATGTTCACTAGCGGCCTTACAGAGAGTACCCAGAAAGAAGTTCGTATAGTTGGTGTTGAAGCAGAGTCAATGCATTTAGTATTGAACTATGCATATACCTCCAGAGTAATGCTGACAGAGGCCAACGTTCAAGCTTTGTTCACTGCAGCTAGTATCTTCCAGATCCCTTCCATACAAGACCAGTGTGCTAAATACATGATCAGTCATTTGGACCCACAGAACTCCATTGGGGTATTTATCTTTGCTGATCACTACGGTCATCAGGAACTCAAAGACAGATCACAAGACTACATTCGTAAAAAGTTTCTGAGTGTCACCAAAGAGCAAGAATTTCTTCAGTTGAGAAAAGACCAACTGATAAGTATACTCGACAGTGATGATTTAAATGTAGACAAAGAAGAACATGTTTATGACAGCATTATAAGGTGGTTTGAGCATGAACAAAATAAGAGAGAAGTGCACCTTCCAGAAATATTTGCCAAATGCATCCGTATGCCTCTGTTGGAAGAGACATTTTTAGAGAAAATCCCTCCCATGTTTGCACAGGCTATGGCCAAAAGCTGTGTACAAAAGGGACAACATAGTGCCAATGGCTATACACAACGGCTTGGAATGACCGCTTCTGAAATGATCATATGCTTTGATGCTGCCCACAAACACTCAGGAAAGAAGCAAACAGTGCCTTGTTTAGATTCGGTCACAGGGAGAGTGTTTAAACTATGCAAGCCACCAAATGACTTGAGGGAGGTTGGAATTCTTGTATCTCCTGATAATGATATTTATATTGCGGGTGGTTACAGACCAAGCAGCAGCGAGGTCTCCATTGACCACAGAGCAGAGAGTGATTTTTGGATGTATGATCACTCTGGCAATAGGTGGATTCCGAAAGCTCCTTTGTTGCGAGCCAGAATAGGCTGCAAATTGGTTCATTGCTGTGGTAAACTGTATGCAATAGGTGGTCGCGTTTATGAAGGAGATGGGCGAAACTCACTCAAGTCTGTGGAGTGTTATGACAGCCGAGAGAACTGTTGGACAGCTGTCTGTCCAATGCCGGTAGCAATGGAGTTTCATAGTGCTGTGGAATATAAGGATAACATCTATGTTTTACAGG gGGAATTTTTTCTCTGCTATGATCCTCAGAAGGATTACTGGGGATTTTTGACCCCAATGACTGTGCCTAGAATCCAAGGCTTGGCAACTGTATACAATGACTCCATCTACTACATAGCTGGAACCTGTGGAAACCATCAACGTATGTTTACCGTAGAGGCCTATGACATTGAACAAAATAAGTGGACTCGAAAAAAAGACTTTCCGTGTGATCAGTCCATTAATCCGTATATAAAACTCGTACTCCTCAAAAATAAACTCCATCTGTTTGTCAGAGCTACTCAAGTCACTGTTGAAGAACATGTTTTCAGAACCAGCAGGAAGAATTCACTCTACCAGTATGATGAGGTTACTGACCAATGGCAAAAAGTATACGAGACTCCCGATAAGCTCTGGGATTTAGGTCGGCATTTTGAATGTGTTGTTGCTAAATTGTATCCACAGTGTCTTCagaaagttatttaa